In Leptodesmis sichuanensis A121, the following are encoded in one genomic region:
- a CDS encoding ISL3 family transposase, whose product MGIDEISKRKGHQNFATVIGDVEAGKLIEVIDSHQQEDIIETLKQQPIEVRAKVEEVSVDMWGGFPKVVKKVFPNAVVVIDRFHVMKLVNEELNKIRRQSGVSDRGGKFILLKNGKDLTAEEKTKLEEILKRSKRLGKAYEWKEEFRAIYEQPLTVEEGKRQIQGWLDQARVVYSEASTTIRNHLDGISNYFRNRTTSGAMEGINNRIKLIKRQAYGFVNFNNFRERLLACFSD is encoded by the coding sequence ATTGGGATTGATGAAATCAGCAAGCGGAAAGGGCATCAAAACTTCGCCACCGTTATCGGCGACGTTGAGGCCGGGAAATTGATTGAAGTGATTGACAGTCACCAACAGGAAGACATTATTGAAACCCTGAAGCAGCAGCCCATAGAGGTGCGTGCAAAAGTTGAAGAGGTGAGCGTGGATATGTGGGGAGGGTTCCCAAAGGTAGTCAAGAAAGTGTTTCCCAATGCCGTGGTAGTGATTGACCGCTTTCATGTCATGAAATTAGTCAATGAGGAGTTAAATAAAATTCGTAGACAATCGGGTGTATCAGACCGAGGTGGCAAATTCATTTTGCTCAAGAATGGCAAGGATTTAACAGCAGAAGAAAAGACAAAGTTAGAAGAGATTCTGAAACGGTCAAAGCGATTAGGAAAAGCCTATGAGTGGAAAGAAGAGTTTCGCGCGATTTATGAACAACCATTAACCGTTGAGGAAGGCAAGCGTCAGATCCAAGGGTGGCTCGATCAAGCGCGAGTCGTCTATAGTGAAGCAAGCACAACGATTCGTAACCATTTAGATGGGATTAGCAACTACTTTCGGAATCGCACAACGAGTGGCGCAATGGAGGGAATCAACAACCGAATTAAATTGATTAAACGGCAAGCTTATGGCTTTGTCAATTTCAACAATTTTCGAGAAAGACTATTAGCCTGCTTCTCTGATTAA
- a CDS encoding transposase family protein, producing MDIHLDRLLNFPHVTVENCIQKDNEVYLKLRLLNQESSCPHCKKLSSELHQNRPILIRDLSIFGQVTYLKIPRRQFYCRDCQRYFTESLTFMDAGRQYTRRYEEHIYQQVQLSSMEQVGRVEGLSFERIEGIFKHQYAQKKTRDGQESNALGLMKSASGKGIKTSPPLSATLRPGN from the coding sequence ATGGACATACATCTTGATAGATTGCTTAACTTCCCTCACGTTACGGTTGAAAATTGCATTCAAAAAGACAATGAAGTGTACTTAAAGTTGCGCTTGCTCAATCAAGAATCTAGCTGTCCACACTGTAAGAAATTAAGTTCAGAGTTGCATCAAAACCGTCCGATTTTGATTCGAGACCTATCGATTTTTGGCCAAGTCACTTATTTGAAAATTCCTCGTCGTCAGTTTTATTGTCGTGATTGCCAACGTTATTTTACTGAGTCATTGACATTTATGGACGCAGGACGGCAGTACACTCGACGCTATGAGGAGCATATTTACCAGCAAGTACAACTGTCAAGTATGGAGCAAGTGGGTCGCGTAGAAGGATTAAGCTTTGAGCGCATTGAAGGGATTTTCAAGCATCAGTATGCACAGAAAAAAACACGGGATGGGCAGGAGTCAAACGCATTGGGATTGATGAAATCAGCAAGCGGAAAGGGCATCAAAACTTCGCCACCGTTATCGGCGACGTTGAGGCCGGGAAATTGA
- the metG gene encoding methionine--tRNA ligase has protein sequence MNSQLIDNNQFAITTPLFYVNALPHVGSAYPTIAADVLARFQRLRGKPVLFVTGTDEHGQKIQRAAEAAGCPPQEHCDRVVAEFKSLWQLLEIQCDRFIRTTDPRHEAIVKEFFQRVWDQGDIYLGQQTGWYCVACEEFKEERELLEQHRCPIHPNTEAEWRDERNYFFRLSNYQSKLEQLYADQPEFIQPESRRNEVISFVSQGLQDFSISRVNVDWGIPVPSDPSHTLYVWFDALLGYVTALLEPGEKPTLENALARWWPINLHLIGKDILRFHAVYWPAMLMSAGLPLPGQVFGHGHLTKDGQKMGKSTGNTLDPFELVQQYGPDAVRYYFLKEIEFGRDGDFNQTRFVNILNADLANDLGNLLNRTLKMVHKYCDGQMPAPPKDWSDNPLVALGYDLGDRVTHSYERLAFSEACEVILTLVRSGNKYIDEQAPWSLYKQGQQEAVGHILYTVLEAVRLAAYLLAPIIPTVSTSIYRQLGFSIDFNQQSEIHQLAPFNAHARWGCLPEGQVLGDPQPVFQRLEL, from the coding sequence CTTCCTCATGTCGGAAGTGCTTATCCCACGATCGCCGCAGATGTTCTGGCTCGCTTTCAGCGGTTAAGGGGAAAGCCCGTCCTGTTTGTCACGGGTACAGACGAGCATGGACAGAAAATTCAGCGGGCAGCAGAAGCAGCGGGTTGCCCTCCCCAGGAGCATTGCGATCGCGTTGTTGCAGAATTTAAGTCCCTCTGGCAACTTCTAGAGATTCAGTGCGATCGCTTCATTCGTACTACGGATCCCCGGCATGAAGCGATCGTCAAAGAGTTTTTTCAGCGGGTCTGGGATCAAGGCGATATCTATCTGGGGCAGCAGACTGGCTGGTATTGTGTGGCCTGCGAAGAATTTAAAGAAGAACGGGAACTGCTAGAGCAACACCGCTGCCCCATCCACCCCAATACAGAAGCGGAATGGCGGGATGAGCGAAATTATTTCTTCCGCCTATCTAACTACCAGAGCAAGTTAGAGCAACTCTATGCCGATCAGCCTGAGTTTATCCAACCGGAAAGCCGCCGCAATGAAGTGATTAGCTTTGTGAGCCAGGGATTGCAAGACTTCTCCATTTCGCGGGTGAATGTGGATTGGGGGATCCCCGTTCCATCCGATCCCAGTCATACGCTTTATGTCTGGTTTGATGCCCTGTTGGGGTATGTAACCGCTTTACTGGAACCAGGAGAGAAACCTACCCTGGAAAACGCTCTGGCTCGCTGGTGGCCAATCAACCTGCACCTGATTGGCAAGGATATTTTGCGATTTCATGCCGTTTACTGGCCTGCGATGCTGATGTCTGCTGGCTTGCCCCTGCCCGGTCAGGTCTTCGGTCATGGTCACTTGACAAAAGATGGACAAAAGATGGGAAAATCCACGGGCAATACCCTGGATCCCTTTGAGTTGGTGCAGCAGTATGGCCCAGATGCGGTGCGATATTACTTCTTGAAGGAAATTGAATTCGGTCGGGATGGGGATTTTAACCAAACTCGCTTTGTCAATATTCTCAATGCCGATCTGGCGAATGACCTGGGGAACTTGCTGAACCGGACGTTGAAAATGGTTCACAAGTATTGTGATGGCCAAATGCCTGCTCCACCGAAGGATTGGTCTGACAATCCCCTAGTAGCCCTTGGGTATGATCTGGGCGATCGCGTGACTCACTCCTACGAACGTCTGGCCTTTAGTGAAGCCTGTGAAGTCATCCTGACTCTCGTTCGCTCAGGAAACAAGTATATTGATGAACAGGCTCCCTGGTCATTGTATAAACAGGGACAACAAGAGGCTGTCGGTCATATTCTTTACACTGTTTTGGAGGCCGTGAGGTTAGCGGCTTATTTACTGGCTCCGATCATTCCAACGGTGAGTACCTCGATTTATCGTCAGTTGGGTTTTTCAATTGACTTTAATCAGCAATCTGAAATTCATCAGCTTGCTCCTTTTAATGCCCATGCCCGTTGGGGATGCCTTCCTGAAGGGCAGGTTCTAGGAGACCCCCAGCCTGTCTTTCAACGCCTTGAACTTTAA
- the lptC gene encoding LPS export ABC transporter periplasmic protein LptC, with translation MRSKSWPWVNLLTLGLLITTLTIVTGGCGNFNRAQKKLAEDTQSLEKENFDTDLTFNAVTLEEFDKQGRLWWKVKAEQASYSRDKKRAKIQKPKGEFYQDGKAILKVSADGGEIFQDGQRIFLRGNIKAVDTRDGLTMQGNELEWRPREDIVLIRNTVSGTRKNVKASAQAGKYLTRKRRLELEGKVVAEAQDPAAKFAAERVVWLVEKQKLLSDRPLQVERYENKVVSDRATAASGEMDIKTQVVTLKQTAQVSITNPPLQVSGNQVLWRIKERIISSTQPITIVNSREGFTLVGNQGDLNLNTKILNLVGNVNGSGGPRQSFVKADRLVWNLDTQAFEADGNVTYRQATPPLNVSGPKATGGIKDQQVIVSGGRVVTEFIP, from the coding sequence TTGCGATCTAAATCCTGGCCTTGGGTCAACCTGCTGACGCTGGGACTATTGATCACAACTCTAACCATAGTTACAGGAGGCTGTGGCAACTTTAACCGCGCTCAAAAAAAGCTGGCGGAGGATACTCAAAGTCTTGAGAAGGAAAATTTTGATACGGATCTGACTTTTAACGCCGTCACGCTGGAAGAGTTTGATAAACAAGGCCGCTTGTGGTGGAAGGTGAAAGCCGAACAAGCCAGCTATAGTCGAGATAAAAAAAGGGCAAAGATTCAGAAACCCAAGGGTGAGTTTTACCAGGATGGCAAAGCGATTCTCAAGGTCTCTGCCGACGGTGGAGAGATATTTCAGGATGGTCAGCGGATTTTCTTGAGAGGAAATATCAAGGCCGTGGATACCCGCGATGGGCTAACCATGCAGGGAAATGAATTGGAATGGCGACCCAGGGAAGATATAGTACTGATCCGCAACACCGTATCCGGTACTCGCAAGAATGTGAAAGCGTCGGCTCAGGCAGGTAAGTATTTAACCCGAAAACGGCGGCTAGAACTGGAAGGCAAGGTGGTGGCAGAGGCCCAAGATCCAGCGGCCAAGTTCGCGGCTGAGCGAGTCGTGTGGCTGGTGGAAAAACAGAAACTGTTGAGCGATCGCCCACTGCAGGTCGAGCGTTATGAGAACAAGGTAGTCAGCGATCGAGCCACAGCCGCCAGTGGGGAAATGGATATCAAAACTCAAGTGGTAACGCTGAAACAGACCGCTCAAGTCTCTATTACCAATCCGCCGCTGCAGGTTTCTGGGAATCAAGTGCTCTGGCGAATCAAAGAAAGAATTATTTCCTCTACTCAACCGATTACGATCGTCAATTCTAGGGAAGGCTTCACACTGGTGGGAAATCAGGGCGATCTGAACTTGAATACTAAAATTCTGAATCTGGTGGGTAACGTGAACGGCTCCGGTGGCCCCCGGCAATCCTTTGTCAAGGCCGATCGCCTGGTCTGGAATCTCGATACTCAAGCATTTGAGGCCGATGGCAATGTCACCTATCGTCAGGCTACCCCCCCGCTCAATGTCAGTGGGCCAAAAGCCACAGGTGGCATTAAAGACCAACAGGTGATCGTTAGCGGGGGGCGAGTGGTAACGGAGTTCATCCCTTAA
- a CDS encoding LabA-like NYN domain-containing protein, which produces MLNSNHNYETNESVFTPQQVLENRGRVAIFIDGSNLFYAALQLGIEIDYTKLLCRLTAGSRLLRSFFYTGVDRTNEKQQGFLLWMRRNGYRVISKDLVQLPDGSKKANLDVEIAVDMMSLVGSYDTAVLVSGDGDLAYAVNAVSYRGVRVEVVSLRSMTSDSLINVADRYIDLDSIKEDIQKISRSYTYRPLSSIGLIDDIQED; this is translated from the coding sequence ATGTTAAACAGCAATCACAATTATGAAACGAATGAATCGGTTTTTACACCGCAACAGGTATTGGAGAATCGGGGCCGGGTTGCTATTTTTATTGATGGCTCCAATCTTTTCTATGCGGCTTTACAACTGGGAATTGAAATTGATTACACCAAACTCCTTTGTCGCCTAACAGCGGGTTCCCGCCTGTTGCGATCGTTTTTCTACACTGGAGTCGATCGCACGAATGAGAAACAACAGGGATTTCTGCTGTGGATGCGTCGCAATGGGTATCGGGTGATTTCTAAGGATCTGGTGCAACTGCCCGACGGCTCCAAAAAAGCCAATCTGGATGTAGAGATCGCGGTGGATATGATGTCCCTTGTCGGATCCTACGACACAGCGGTATTGGTCAGTGGGGACGGTGATCTGGCCTATGCCGTGAATGCCGTGAGCTACCGGGGAGTTAGGGTTGAAGTGGTGAGCCTGCGATCGATGACCAGTGACAGCCTGATCAATGTTGCAGACCGCTACATTGACCTGGACAGCATTAAGGAAGATATCCAGAAAATTTCTCGGAGTTATACCTATCGGCCTCTGTCCAGCATTGGCTTGATCGATGACATACAAGAAGACTGA
- a CDS encoding O-linked N-acetylglucosamine transferase, SPINDLY family protein — protein MSSESPVGTIVNWHEQALNCWQQGQYRKAVELYSQAIDAEPEVKSHYWHLGLMLLLQGEEAEAQATWLVALAEGESDEIDQWAAELMQVLETEADRQQALNNHQLAWVIRQHLREIFPENLTNLLHLIQLSAALEQLTGDEIREWNVIPVLEAFQGGVPVTLLSKTLEVVLDRLPPDKIAVEFTAACFQHLSATDALLQLLIAAGMKIAYTLRYPLLAAHLFEEYRKLDPDNLEVLWNLSVFYQKAQEYDLAIAVAQSHLALAEQTIEKTFSNKLLLRALVSAGGRWEESVAAIADHRQLLATLCAEQPVDLRSGYAVRLFNSPFYFPYFSDDLRQNRTIQNQVMQFCQRNVEQYASQRIAHYRQSRAASAKVTTSDRRLKVGYVSHCMLQHSVGWLARWLLQYHDRDQVDLHGYFIINRPGDYLNDWYLSQMEHTCRMGIDCPDNPHDLADRIYADDLDILIDLDSLTLDVTCEIMALKPAPVQATWLGWDAAGISTIDYFIADPYVLPDWAQEYYPETIWRLPNTYIAVDGFEVEVPTLRRDDLGVPADAIVYLSSQSGCKRHRDTVRLQMQILKQVPNSYFFIKGFADEKSIQEFFAHIAEEEGVNPDRLRFLANTAREAEHRANLAIADVVLDTYPYNGATTTLETLWMGIPLVTRVGEQFAARNSYTMLMNVGVKAGIAWTDAEYVEWGVRLGTDATLRQQIHWQLLQSRRTAPLWNAKQFTREMEQAYKEMCQRSK, from the coding sequence ATGAGTTCTGAATCCCCAGTTGGCACGATCGTTAATTGGCATGAGCAAGCGCTGAACTGCTGGCAACAGGGTCAGTATAGGAAAGCTGTAGAGTTGTACAGTCAGGCTATTGACGCAGAACCGGAGGTCAAATCCCATTACTGGCATTTAGGATTAATGCTGTTGCTGCAGGGAGAAGAGGCTGAAGCTCAGGCAACCTGGTTAGTCGCTCTGGCAGAGGGAGAATCGGATGAGATCGACCAGTGGGCGGCAGAACTAATGCAAGTGTTGGAAACAGAAGCCGATCGCCAGCAAGCCCTCAATAACCATCAATTAGCCTGGGTGATTCGTCAGCATTTACGGGAGATTTTTCCCGAAAACCTGACAAATCTGCTCCATCTCATCCAGCTTTCTGCGGCCTTAGAGCAATTAACCGGAGACGAAATCCGAGAATGGAACGTGATTCCAGTTTTAGAAGCCTTTCAAGGGGGTGTACCTGTCACGCTCTTATCAAAAACGCTGGAAGTCGTTCTGGATCGTCTACCGCCGGACAAAATCGCCGTTGAGTTTACAGCCGCCTGTTTCCAGCACCTATCCGCTACCGATGCGCTGTTACAACTTCTGATTGCGGCGGGGATGAAAATTGCTTATACCCTACGCTACCCCCTGTTAGCAGCTCATCTGTTCGAGGAGTACCGGAAGTTGGATCCGGATAATCTGGAAGTGTTATGGAACCTGTCTGTTTTCTATCAGAAAGCCCAAGAATATGATCTGGCGATCGCAGTGGCCCAGTCCCACCTGGCGTTAGCGGAGCAAACCATAGAAAAAACCTTCTCCAATAAACTGCTGCTGCGGGCCTTGGTATCAGCAGGCGGACGATGGGAAGAATCAGTCGCGGCGATCGCCGATCATCGTCAATTACTGGCAACTTTATGTGCAGAGCAGCCTGTCGATCTGCGTTCCGGTTACGCGGTGCGGCTGTTCAATTCACCGTTTTACTTTCCCTACTTCTCGGATGACCTGCGGCAAAATCGCACGATCCAGAATCAGGTGATGCAGTTTTGCCAGAGGAATGTGGAGCAGTATGCCAGTCAGCGCATTGCTCACTATCGCCAGTCCAGGGCAGCTTCTGCAAAGGTCACAACCTCCGATCGACGGCTGAAGGTGGGTTATGTTTCTCACTGTATGCTGCAACACTCTGTCGGCTGGCTGGCTCGCTGGCTGTTGCAGTATCACGATCGCGATCAGGTGGATCTGCATGGCTATTTCATCATTAATCGGCCAGGGGATTATCTGAACGACTGGTATCTCAGCCAGATGGAGCATACCTGTCGTATGGGAATCGACTGTCCAGATAATCCACATGATCTGGCCGATCGCATCTACGCAGACGATCTGGATATTTTGATTGATCTGGATAGCCTGACTCTGGATGTGACCTGCGAAATTATGGCCCTGAAACCAGCTCCCGTACAGGCCACCTGGCTAGGCTGGGATGCCGCCGGGATTTCTACGATCGATTACTTCATTGCTGACCCTTACGTGCTTCCCGATTGGGCACAGGAGTATTACCCGGAAACCATCTGGCGATTGCCGAATACCTACATCGCCGTAGATGGGTTTGAAGTTGAGGTGCCAACACTGCGGCGAGATGATCTGGGAGTTCCGGCTGATGCGATCGTGTATCTCAGTTCTCAAAGTGGCTGTAAACGACATCGCGATACCGTCAGACTGCAAATGCAAATCCTGAAGCAAGTTCCCAATAGTTACTTTTTCATCAAAGGGTTTGCCGATGAAAAATCAATTCAGGAGTTCTTTGCTCACATAGCAGAGGAAGAAGGAGTAAATCCTGATCGCCTGCGTTTTCTTGCCAATACAGCCAGAGAAGCAGAACATCGGGCTAACTTAGCGATCGCGGATGTGGTGCTGGATACCTATCCCTATAACGGCGCTACGACAACGCTGGAAACATTGTGGATGGGCATTCCTTTGGTAACGCGGGTAGGTGAACAGTTCGCCGCCCGCAACAGCTATACGATGCTGATGAATGTCGGGGTGAAAGCAGGAATTGCCTGGACAGATGCGGAATATGTGGAATGGGGCGTGCGGCTGGGAACGGATGCTACCCTCCGGCAACAGATTCACTGGCAACTGCTCCAGTCCCGCCGCACTGCGCCTCTCTGGAATGCGAAGCAGTTTACCCGTGAGATGGAACAGGCTTACAAAGAAATGTGCCAACGTTCTAAATAG
- a CDS encoding IS5 family transposase, translated as MSQPYYDTDLTDREWQVIAPLLPGEKPVGKLREVDLREVLNAIFYRADNGVKWRALPREFPAWQTVYGYYRLWIRLGIWEQINSVLVQQVRVSEGREKEPSLTIIDSQSVKLGQRGGEEQGVDGNKKVKGRKRHIVVDVVGLVLGCYVTAANTPDVKAAPAVLVWVLEMFGRITKVLADQGYRGDLGALIQHFFGQQQRLVEVELSQRASDAKGFQVESKRWIVERTWSWLENARILMRDYERLPENHEGMIYVVMIRLMLRRLTKNRRTWNAKTA; from the coding sequence ATGAGTCAGCCCTACTATGACACAGACCTTACAGACCGGGAATGGCAAGTGATTGCCCCCCTGTTACCCGGTGAGAAGCCCGTTGGCAAGCTGCGAGAAGTGGATTTGCGAGAGGTACTCAATGCCATCTTCTATCGAGCGGATAACGGGGTCAAATGGCGTGCCTTACCCAGGGAATTTCCGGCCTGGCAAACGGTCTATGGCTACTATCGTCTGTGGATCCGGCTCGGGATCTGGGAACAGATCAACTCAGTTTTAGTGCAACAAGTTCGGGTCAGTGAAGGACGAGAGAAAGAACCGAGTTTAACGATCATCGATAGCCAGTCCGTCAAACTTGGACAACGAGGCGGAGAGGAACAGGGTGTAGATGGCAACAAGAAAGTGAAAGGACGTAAACGCCATATCGTGGTGGATGTAGTGGGACTCGTGTTAGGGTGTTATGTCACTGCTGCCAACACCCCGGATGTGAAGGCGGCCCCTGCCGTTTTGGTCTGGGTGTTAGAGATGTTTGGGCGGATTACCAAAGTCCTGGCAGACCAAGGATACCGAGGGGATTTGGGGGCATTGATTCAGCACTTTTTTGGTCAGCAGCAGCGATTGGTTGAAGTCGAGTTGAGTCAACGAGCATCGGACGCGAAAGGCTTTCAAGTCGAATCGAAACGTTGGATTGTCGAACGGACTTGGAGTTGGCTAGAAAATGCTCGCATCCTCATGCGGGACTATGAACGGTTGCCTGAAAATCACGAGGGAATGATTTATGTCGTCATGATTCGGTTAATGCTGCGGAGATTAACAAAGAATCGTCGAACATGGAATGCAAAAACTGCTTAA